Proteins co-encoded in one Candidatus Methylomirabilota bacterium genomic window:
- the ndk gene encoding nucleoside-diphosphate kinase, translating to MTIERTLAIIKPDAVVKGVAGQILARIENAGFKVLAAKMLHMTLDQARGFYAVHKDRPFYASLCAYMTQGPCIAMVLEGENAIQRWRDLMGATDFTKAAPGTIRKDFASSIEANAVHGSDSRATAAVELAYFFAGLEIFPR from the coding sequence ATGACGATCGAGCGCACGCTCGCGATCATCAAGCCCGACGCCGTCGTCAAGGGCGTCGCCGGCCAGATCCTCGCGCGCATCGAGAACGCCGGCTTCAAGGTCCTCGCGGCGAAGATGCTCCACATGACGCTCGACCAGGCGCGGGGCTTCTACGCCGTCCACAAGGACCGCCCGTTCTATGCGAGCCTCTGCGCGTACATGACCCAGGGGCCCTGCATCGCGATGGTGCTCGAGGGGGAGAACGCGATCCAGCGCTGGCGCGACCTCATGGGCGCGACGGACTTCACCAAGGCGGCGCCCGGAACGATCCGCAAGGACTTCGCCTCGTCCATCGAGGCCAACGCGGTCCACGGCTCCGACTCGCGCGCGACCGCGGCGGTCGAGCTCGCGTACTTCTTCGCAGGCCTCGAGATCTTCCCCCGGTAG
- the sucD gene encoding succinate--CoA ligase subunit alpha: MSVLVSKATRVVVQGITGREGAFHAARCKEYGTTVVGGVTPGKGGTTHEGFPVWNTVEEAVRSEGANCALIFVPPAAAADAIMEAAAAGVPLVVCITEGIPVADMVRVKHYLAEKPTRLVGPNCPGVITPGEAKVGIMPGHIHRPGPVGVVSRSGTLTYEVVGQLTRRGIGQSSCVGIGGDPVNGTTFVNVLGLFTDDPGTEAIMLIGEIGGTAEEEAAAFIRSHVKKPVVAFICGQTAPPGRRMGHAGAIIAGGKGTAAEKMTALEKAGATLVRSPADMGATVAKVLGK, encoded by the coding sequence GTGAGCGTCCTCGTCTCGAAGGCCACGCGCGTGGTCGTCCAGGGCATCACGGGCCGCGAGGGGGCGTTCCACGCCGCGCGCTGCAAGGAGTACGGCACGACGGTCGTGGGCGGCGTGACGCCGGGGAAGGGCGGGACGACCCACGAGGGGTTTCCCGTCTGGAACACGGTCGAGGAGGCGGTGCGGAGCGAGGGCGCCAACTGCGCCCTCATCTTCGTGCCGCCCGCCGCGGCCGCCGACGCGATCATGGAGGCCGCCGCCGCCGGCGTGCCCCTCGTCGTGTGCATCACCGAGGGCATCCCGGTCGCCGACATGGTCCGCGTGAAGCACTACCTCGCCGAGAAGCCGACGCGCCTGGTCGGGCCGAACTGCCCGGGCGTCATCACGCCGGGCGAGGCGAAGGTGGGCATCATGCCGGGCCACATCCACAGGCCGGGCCCGGTCGGCGTCGTCTCGCGCAGCGGCACCCTCACCTACGAGGTCGTCGGCCAGCTCACGCGCCGTGGGATCGGCCAGTCCTCGTGCGTGGGGATCGGGGGCGATCCCGTGAACGGCACGACCTTCGTTAACGTGCTCGGCCTTTTCACCGACGACCCCGGCACGGAGGCGATCATGCTGATCGGCGAGATCGGCGGGACCGCCGAGGAGGAGGCGGCCGCCTTCATCCGGAGCCACGTCAAGAAGCCCGTCGTCGCGTTCATCTGCGGCCAGACGGCGCCGCCCGGACGCCGCATGGGCCACGCGGGCGCGATCATCGCGGGGGGGAAGGGCACCGCGGCCGAGAAGATGACCGCACTCGAGAAGGCGGGCGCCACGCTGGTCCGGAGCCCGGCCGACATGGGCGCGACCGTCGCCAAAGTCCTCGGGAAATGA
- the sucC gene encoding ADP-forming succinate--CoA ligase subunit beta yields MKIHEHQAKALLREFGVPVPNGEVATLPADAKIAAARIGGKVVVKAQVHAGGRGKAGGIKLCDGAAAAEAAAKQILGMRLKTPQTPPEGIEVRAVLVEEASAIERELYLSITLDRGRAAHVVMASQAGGMEIEEVAARTPEKILREWAHPALGLADFQARRLAFGLGLAGDSFKQGVGLIKSLFTLYLAKDCSLAEINPLVVTKDGRVLALDAKLDFDDNALSRHKELVELRDVREEDPLDVEASKHGLNYIKLDGNVGCMVNGAGLAMATMDIIKLAGGEPANFLDVGGGASPEQIENAFRILASDPSVKAVFINVFGGILRVDRLAEGVIAAIRKLGLTLPVVLRAEGTNVELGKKMLADSGLPLVMADDMGDGARKVVALAKGAR; encoded by the coding sequence ATGAAGATCCACGAGCACCAGGCGAAGGCGCTGCTGCGCGAGTTCGGCGTGCCGGTGCCGAACGGCGAGGTCGCGACCTTGCCGGCCGACGCGAAGATCGCCGCCGCGCGGATCGGCGGGAAGGTCGTCGTGAAGGCGCAGGTGCACGCGGGTGGGCGCGGCAAGGCGGGCGGGATCAAGCTCTGCGACGGCGCCGCCGCCGCCGAGGCCGCGGCGAAGCAGATCCTCGGCATGCGGCTCAAGACGCCCCAGACGCCGCCCGAGGGCATCGAGGTGCGCGCGGTGCTGGTCGAGGAGGCGTCGGCGATCGAGCGCGAGCTCTACCTGTCGATCACCCTCGACCGCGGGCGGGCCGCGCACGTGGTGATGGCCTCCCAGGCCGGCGGCATGGAGATCGAGGAGGTGGCCGCGCGGACGCCAGAGAAGATCCTCCGTGAGTGGGCCCACCCGGCGCTCGGCCTCGCCGACTTCCAGGCGCGGCGCCTCGCGTTCGGCCTCGGGCTCGCGGGCGACTCCTTCAAGCAGGGCGTCGGGCTGATCAAGAGCCTCTTCACGCTCTACCTCGCGAAGGACTGCTCGCTCGCCGAGATCAACCCGCTCGTCGTCACCAAGGACGGCCGCGTCCTCGCCCTCGACGCGAAGCTCGACTTCGACGACAACGCGCTCTCCCGCCACAAGGAGCTGGTCGAGCTCCGCGACGTCCGCGAGGAGGACCCACTCGACGTCGAGGCGTCGAAGCACGGCCTCAACTACATCAAGCTCGACGGCAACGTCGGCTGCATGGTCAACGGCGCCGGCCTCGCGATGGCGACGATGGACATCATCAAGCTCGCGGGCGGCGAGCCGGCGAACTTCCTGGACGTCGGCGGCGGCGCCTCGCCCGAGCAGATCGAGAACGCGTTTCGGATCCTCGCCTCCGATCCGAGCGTGAAGGCCGTGTTCATCAACGTGTTCGGCGGGATCCTCCGCGTGGACCGCCTCGCCGAGGGCGTGATCGCCGCGATCCGGAAGCTCGGGCTCACGCTGCCCGTCGTGCTCCGCGCGGAGGGGACGAACGTGGAGCTCGGCAAGAAGATGCTCGCCGACTCGGGCCTGCCGCTCGTGATGGCCGACGACATGGGCGACGGCGCCCGGAAGGTCGTGGCGCTCGCGAAGGGGGCGCGGTGA
- the frdD gene encoding fumarate reductase subunit FrdD yields the protein MPRSITPFLWLLFSAGGTVAALLFPIHVLLTGLAVPLGWLDAPSYESVRGLVRHPVARLYLFVFIALPLFHWAHRFRYTLYDGLQVKHLTPLIVVLCYGTALAATVMAAYILWTIP from the coding sequence ATGCCGAGGTCGATCACGCCGTTTCTGTGGCTCCTGTTCAGCGCGGGTGGAACGGTCGCCGCGCTCCTTTTCCCAATCCATGTCTTGCTGACCGGCTTGGCCGTTCCGCTCGGATGGCTGGACGCCCCGAGCTACGAGTCGGTCCGCGGCCTGGTCAGGCACCCGGTGGCGCGGCTCTACCTCTTCGTCTTCATCGCCCTGCCCCTCTTCCACTGGGCCCATCGCTTTCGCTACACGCTCTACGATGGCCTGCAGGTCAAACACCTGACCCCGCTCATCGTCGTCCTGTGCTACGGCACGGCTCTCGCGGCGACCGTCATGGCCGCGTACATCTTGTGGACCATCCCGTAG
- a CDS encoding fumarate reductase subunit C, with protein MKAEARYTPYHPRWYRRRVSVWWWLQNRAYTGFVLRELTCVFVAIFAAVSLWQLWAVAQGPHAYARFLARLGTPLFIALHGVVFVFVLLHSITWFNLAPTAMVVRLRGKRVPDWVIVGLNYAAWLALSGAVAVIMLRGR; from the coding sequence ATGAAGGCCGAGGCTCGCTACACCCCGTACCATCCGCGGTGGTACCGTCGTCGCGTCTCGGTCTGGTGGTGGCTCCAGAACCGCGCCTACACCGGCTTCGTGCTGCGCGAGCTCACCTGCGTCTTCGTCGCGATCTTCGCCGCGGTCTCACTCTGGCAGCTCTGGGCCGTCGCCCAGGGCCCTCACGCGTACGCGCGATTCCTCGCTCGCCTGGGAACGCCCCTCTTCATCGCCCTGCACGGCGTCGTGTTTGTCTTCGTCCTCCTCCATTCCATCACGTGGTTCAACCTGGCTCCCACGGCCATGGTGGTGCGGCTCAGGGGCAAGCGCGTGCCAGATTGGGTTATCGTCGGCCTGAACTACGCGGCCTGGCTGGCTCTCTCCGGGGCCGTGGCCGTGATCATGCTGCGGGGGCGATAG
- a CDS encoding succinate dehydrogenase/fumarate reductase iron-sulfur subunit — translation MLSTVALTVARYRPEQESEPTFQTYEVPFRKDWVVLDALNYIKDRLDGSLSFRWSCRMGVCGSCGMKVNGSPKLTCASFLSEALPGPIRVEPLDYFPIVRDLVVDLSDFMRKLKKVKPWIVRKDERPLAEGEYLQTPDELDAYKQFSMCINCMLCYSACPIYGLEPGFIGPAAIALAQRYNMDSRDEGAPERLEILSEPDGIWQCTFVGECTKVCPKHVDPAGAIQQYKLTGAIHWLKSLLLPRGAG, via the coding sequence ATGCTGTCAACAGTCGCCCTCACGGTGGCGCGCTATCGCCCGGAGCAGGAGTCGGAGCCCACCTTCCAGACCTATGAGGTTCCGTTTCGGAAGGACTGGGTCGTCCTCGACGCCCTCAACTACATCAAGGACCGGCTGGACGGCTCCCTGTCGTTCAGGTGGTCCTGCCGGATGGGTGTCTGCGGCAGTTGCGGGATGAAGGTGAACGGCTCGCCGAAGCTCACCTGCGCGTCGTTCCTGTCGGAGGCCCTCCCCGGCCCCATCCGCGTGGAGCCGCTGGACTACTTCCCGATCGTGCGCGACCTGGTCGTGGACCTCTCCGACTTCATGCGCAAGCTCAAGAAGGTGAAGCCCTGGATCGTCCGAAAGGACGAGCGGCCGCTCGCGGAGGGCGAGTACTTACAGACGCCCGACGAGCTCGACGCCTACAAGCAGTTCAGCATGTGCATCAACTGCATGCTCTGCTACTCGGCGTGTCCCATCTATGGGCTCGAACCCGGTTTCATCGGTCCGGCGGCCATCGCCCTGGCCCAACGCTACAACATGGACTCGCGGGACGAGGGGGCGCCGGAGCGGCTCGAGATCCTCTCCGAGCCCGACGGCATCTGGCAGTGCACGTTCGTCGGGGAGTGCACGAAGGTGTGCCCCAAGCACGTGGATCCCGCGGGCGCCATCCAACAGTACAAGCTCACGGGGGCCATTCACTGGCTCAAGTCGCTCCTCCTCCCCCGGGGAGCGGGATGA
- the frdA gene encoding fumarate reductase (quinol) flavoprotein subunit, whose translation MDLFACDVLVVGGGGAGLRAVINVAETHPNLRVAVISKVYPMRSHTVSAEGGAAAVIKAGDSLDAHAYDTISGGDWLCDQDAVEAFVREAPEEMLRLEHWGCPWSREPDGHIAVRAFGGMKIERTWFAADKTGFHMLHTLFQTTLKYDAIERYDEWFVTQLLVDEGRCQGVVAIELGTGKIQAITAKAVILCTGGCGKVFPFTTNASIKNGDGMALAYRAGAPLKDMEFVQYHPTGLPFTGILITEAARSEGGWLLNKDGYRYLQDYDLGKPEPKPVLRSMELGPRDRLSQAFVKEQEKGRTLEGPYGHYVHLDLRHLGAQLIDTKLPFVRELCLKYQNIDPVKEMIPVRPVVHYMMGGISTDIHGATPLPGLYAAGEAACVSINGANRLGSNSLTEILVFGARAGKAAAAFAVAQRAPSPSVLAQAHDEERRLEEKFLRKTGGRERIATLRAEMHETMEEGTGIYRTGATLEKAAEKLQSLQERFRDLALDDRSYTFNTELTAALELSYMLDVAEAIVQSALRRRESRGSHQRTDYPKRDDKEFLGHSLAYRTVDGPPRIEYLPVTITRWPPGQRVYGR comes from the coding sequence TATCCCATGCGAAGCCACACGGTGTCGGCGGAAGGTGGCGCCGCCGCGGTGATCAAGGCCGGCGATAGCCTGGACGCGCACGCGTACGACACCATCTCCGGGGGCGATTGGCTCTGCGACCAGGACGCGGTGGAGGCCTTCGTCAGGGAGGCCCCCGAGGAGATGCTGCGGCTGGAGCACTGGGGCTGTCCCTGGAGCCGGGAGCCCGACGGCCACATCGCCGTGCGTGCCTTCGGAGGCATGAAGATCGAGCGGACCTGGTTCGCCGCGGACAAGACCGGCTTTCACATGCTCCACACGCTCTTCCAGACCACCCTGAAGTACGACGCGATCGAGCGATACGACGAGTGGTTCGTCACGCAGCTCCTGGTGGACGAGGGGCGCTGCCAGGGGGTCGTGGCCATCGAGCTCGGCACCGGGAAGATCCAGGCCATCACCGCCAAGGCGGTCATTCTCTGCACGGGCGGCTGCGGCAAGGTCTTCCCTTTCACCACGAACGCCAGCATCAAGAACGGCGACGGCATGGCCCTCGCCTATCGCGCGGGGGCGCCCCTCAAAGACATGGAGTTCGTCCAGTACCATCCCACCGGGTTGCCCTTCACCGGGATCCTGATCACCGAGGCCGCCCGCTCCGAAGGAGGCTGGCTCCTCAACAAGGACGGCTACCGCTACCTCCAGGACTACGACCTCGGGAAGCCCGAGCCCAAGCCGGTGCTGCGTTCCATGGAGCTCGGCCCTCGCGACCGGCTCTCGCAGGCGTTCGTCAAGGAGCAGGAGAAGGGGCGCACGCTCGAAGGACCGTACGGCCACTACGTCCACCTCGATCTCCGCCACCTGGGAGCGCAGCTGATCGACACGAAGCTCCCCTTCGTCCGGGAGCTGTGTCTCAAGTACCAGAACATCGATCCGGTCAAGGAGATGATCCCCGTCCGCCCCGTCGTCCACTACATGATGGGCGGCATCTCGACCGACATCCACGGGGCCACGCCGCTGCCGGGGCTCTACGCGGCCGGCGAGGCCGCGTGCGTGAGCATCAACGGCGCGAACCGGCTCGGGTCGAACTCGCTCACCGAAATCCTGGTCTTCGGTGCGCGGGCCGGCAAGGCGGCCGCCGCCTTCGCCGTCGCGCAACGGGCACCGAGCCCGTCGGTCCTCGCCCAGGCCCACGACGAAGAGAGGCGGCTCGAGGAGAAGTTTCTGCGCAAGACGGGCGGGCGGGAACGGATCGCCACGCTGCGGGCGGAGATGCACGAAACCATGGAGGAGGGTACGGGCATCTATCGGACGGGCGCCACGCTCGAAAAGGCGGCGGAAAAGCTCCAGAGCCTCCAGGAGCGGTTCCGCGACCTGGCACTCGACGATAGGAGCTACACCTTCAACACGGAGTTGACCGCGGCCCTCGAGCTCTCCTACATGCTGGATGTCGCCGAGGCGATCGTTCAGTCCGCGCTGCGCCGCCGGGAGTCCCGCGGCTCCCACCAACGCACCGACTACCCGAAGAGAGACGACAAGGAGTTCCTCGGGCACTCCCTGGCCTACCGGACGGTGGACGGCCCTCCCCGCATCGAATACCTGCCGGTGACCATCACGCGCTGGCCGCCGGGCCAACGCGTGTACGGGAGGTAG